From Archaeoglobus sulfaticallidus PM70-1:
GTTGCCCGCAATATCTGTGGTCTCTGCACTGACAGTATAAGCACCACTCTGTGTCATTGGCACTGTAAAGGTTCCCGAATAGCTTTCCTTTCCGATATTTGATAGATCCACAACGCTAACTTTTGTTCCATTTGGATATGTCAGATACACTTTCAGAGTGTCCAGTTCATTTGTATCCGAGGCAGAGTAGGAAACATTAGCATTATTTCCGCTAAATGAGACATCCAGATACACTTTTGGTTTTTCAGTATCTGTGGTTACAGTCAAAAGCAATTCTCCAATATAGAATACCTTGTAATCGTTATCCAGTGCAACAACATAAACTCTGTAAGTTCCAGTCTCCAGTCCTGATGTGTCGAGTTCGAGTTCGTTAGATGAAGTGTACGCCGCCTTAACCATCCTCTCCGGTATCCAGATGTTTGTATGCTTGTTGAGCAGTATGATCTCCTTCAAGGCTTTGCCACCATAGTTGAGCGTTATGTTCGCGATGTTCAGCAGCCCCTGTGTGATGTCCATTCTAACGGCTGCATCATATTTAACATCCTTTATTGCAACTGCTGAAACTGCCTTAATCTGCTGATTAAATGAGATCTTTACCTTTCCACCTGCAACAACAGAAGTATCCATCGTCGGCTTGTTATTTGCAAGGGTTCCGTTAACTGTTACAATAGGCACCACACAGTCCAGTGCTGTAACATCATTGTCGATTCCGATCACCAGCAACACATAGAATCCAGAGCTGAGTTCCGGTCTTGTGGTGTAGCCGGAAGTTGCATATTTGCTGTCATAGTTGCTCAACCTGAATCCATTGGTGATATCAACCGCATGTGAGTTGATTATATCCTTTATGTTAGCCTGAAGTGTGAATGTCCCTCTTGTCGTTCCAATCTTTGTAAACTGGTTGTTTACATATTTAGCTTGGACCCAACCATTTTCGTCGAAAATGTATGCATATTCCATGAGTTCTGGCAGATTGTCAAGGCTCAATGAGCTTAGAGATAAGCTGCTGACAAGATCGTTGGCCAGATCCTTCGCTTTCGTGTCGTTAATCTTCATAACCATTATCAACCCTTTTGCAGGAGCTTTGACATAGAAGTCGAGCATTGTATTTTCGTCGTATACAATTGCTGTGCTCGGGAAGCTTGTAATCGTTTTGTTTGCATTGTTATCTATATAGACGGTATAATTGGTTTTGCTCCCGGGTACTATCGTCTTTTCCACCTGGTTCAGCGGAAGTGTGAAGCCAGTAGCACCGTACAGCGTGTAGCTAACAATATTCTTATCAAGCAGATCCAGAATTGCGAGCTTCGTTATGTTGAGACCCATTACCTCTTTTGCCTGGGATCTAACTGCATAAGCCACATAGTTGTTATAAACATAGTATTCTGCTGAGTCCACAAAGTTACCAGCCTTATCATATACTCTGATCTTGATCTTGTTTCCGTAACTATCAAGAGTGAACTGCTTTGTCGACTGGTTGGAGTTACTCGTGTATATCTCAGTTGTGCCATATAGCAAGACAACTCTGTCAAAGTTCGTATCTGCAACATTCCAGCTTGCTGTTAGAACTTCATTTCTCTCAATAAATCCATCCCCATCACTATCTGAGATGGTAAAGCTTGCGATCTGTGGTTTTACTGTATCTACAGTAAAGCTCCAGGTAAGACTATGTCCGCTGTTATCCGTTCCTGTTCCGTTTATTTTAACTGTATGTGCTCCTTCCGCAAGATTTGTAGCTTGATATGTAATTGTTGAAGTGTTTTGATCAACTGTAATCGAAGAGGTAACATTATTTCCATCAACAAACATCTTTATCGTTGAGGGATCTATCAAAGAATATCTTACAGATATTGTCGTCGCATTTGCGTTTATATAGCTGCCATCCGCAGGAGATGGGTTGAAGAATCCCATCTCAGATACAGTGACAATAACGGAGGATGTGTTTGCATTACCCATACTGTCCGCTGCCACAACTTTTATTGCGATGCTGGTTGGGAGCGTGTAACCAAGCTGAGTTATGTTCGGGGTGATACTTACTTGATAGTTCTGGGAGTCGATCTGTGTTACAGTATAGCCCGTAGTGAGTTCTGTGCCGTTTATGTAAACCTTAACCAGCGTCGTGTTTATACCGCTCAGATCAAAGAGGTTCGCCTTAACATCAATAACTGGGCCTCCGATTGTTGAGTAGTTCGCCCTGTTGAAGGTTATTGTCGGTGGTTTTTCGTCGAGGGTCGTGAAGGTTCCGTTTGTTATCTGATAGGGGATATCACCAGTATCGAAATCTTTCAGAGAATCTACCTGCGTTATGTTGATCCATGTAAATGATCCGTCGTTTACTTTTTCTTTAAAGTAAATTCCTACAAGAATGGGGTTTGTTAACTGTGGAGGGTTTGTACTGCTTACAGTTATTTTCAACAGACCATTTGCAGAACTGTCAAACAGAGTATATGAGTATCCAGCACCTGAAAGGGTCTGATTAATCCCCTCGTAACTCACCATGTTCTGATCAAATTTAATCCAGAACGATGCCTGCGCCAGTTTTCCAGAATAGTTATCGAGAGATATTGTTACTTCCATTGTATCGAGCTGTCCATCAGTTTTTGTTTGTGTCACGCTACCAACGATGAGATTAGCTCCAATTGCTGGATAAATCAAGGCTATGACCAACGCTGTACTCAGAAGTATTTTTAGTGACAATCTTTCGCTCTTATCCTTTCTAAAAATCATATTCTTACCTCCCTAACTTATTTACCATATTTTCCTCCTATATATAACCATTGCTATTATTAAACTTAATGCGAACAAATAAACCTGAAAACCCCCAATAAAATATTTTTCGGCAAATCCACCACTTTCTCCACTATTCTCCAATGTTGATGTAACCTTTTGCTCAGAACTTTCAGGAATTATATTGGTTTTAGAATTAGAGTTATTTAAATTTGTTTCTACACTCTTTTCATGTTTGACCACGGTACTGTTGACTGTAACCTTGTTTTCGGAGTTATTTTTCTGAGTATTATCAGCATATCCACCAAAATTACTATTCTGCTCAACAGTAATTTCAGTCTTAGGCTTTGAGGATTGTTCTGGATGGACATTTTTCTGAATAGTTATATTATTCTCCATTGAGATATATTTGTACCCAGTACTAATCACATTCCCATTATAATCTCGCAATTCTAGAGCCGTTACATTCACCCATTCATCTGAAAAACTACCCTCCTTACACTCAAAAACGAGTGAAAATAAAGTGGGATTGCGCAAAATTTGGGGGCTAACATTGTACAAAGACATCTTAATAATACCTACCTCTTTGTACTCATCGAATATCGCATAGATATAACCATTCAGAGTTTTGTCGTACTCTACGAATTCTACATGATTTGGATCATATTTGATAAGAAATGAGCCTAACGCAAGTTTTCCCGTAAAGTTCTCTAAAGACACACCAACGACTACATAACTATTCTCTACCTTCGTTTTTACATTTATCTGACTCCCACTTACGAGATGAACAGCTAGTAAGCAAAAAAAAATTAGATAAAAAATTTTTCTCACATTCAACTATCTAACCTCCCCAGAGATCCGCTGTATCTGGGTGGCGCTGTACCTGTATGCCCATGTTCTCGAGAGTCTTCTCGTAGTTGTATCTCAGCACAACCCATGAGTCCCAGTCAGTAACCCCTGAGTCGCCGTCTACATCACCGTAGACTGAACTCTTCGACCACATGTATGACGTATCTGGGTGGCGCTGTACCTGTATGCCCATGTTCTCGAGAGTCTTCTCGTAGTTGTATCTCAGCACAACCCATGAGTCCCAGTCAGTAACCCCTGAGTCGCCGTCTACATCACCAAGCTTTCTACCCTCAAATGTCACATTAACGGTAGCACTCCCATCCACATCAAGTATAAGCACTTTCTCGTTGCCAATGGTAACTTCCTCCGGCTGAACTGCCTGTCCGTTAACCTCCACAGTTACGCTGTCGTTGATCCACGCCCACAGATTGCCTCTCTCAAACTTAGGCATTGGTATTGCAATCTTTTTCTTTCCAACACCGCCCAGGCTTAGCATGTACTCCTTGCTGGCTTTAACTGATGCATTTGGAGTTATCGACAGATCCTTGGACACGGACATGATTGTGTTCATGTCGTTGAACTCTGTAGCTTCTGCAAACACGACTTTTGGCTGTGTAAGCTCTTCTGGTTTGTATAGTGCAACCGAGTAGGTAACATTGTCACCTGGGTTCAGCGATACATCGAACTCAACTGGCACATATCCACTCTTGGAGATCCTTATCTTGTGCGATCCCTCTATTGCCTGAATCTTGCTCGTCTTTGCAGCTCCATCAAGTGTAACACTCGCATCCAGTGCAGCTCCAGATGCGTTGAAGATCTTCAGACTTATGTTGCCATAGCCCTTGACATACTTCGTAGTATTGGCAATGTATTGGTTCTCCTCATTGTACATCGGGAACATCTTGACCTCCAAGGTTGTATCTCCGGCACTCGGAGTTACATTAAAGCGGATATCTATGTAGCCCGTGCCCGGCACCTGATCCGGATAGAACTTGAGCGTGTTGTTGACAGAATCATACTCAAAGTTCTTGCCATCTATAAAGTTGTTCCATCCAAGAGCACTGTCAAACCACCTCGGAGTAACTGAACTATCAAAGTTCATGGTTCCCAGCGGAACAGTAATAACTGGAGACAGCAAAGCTGTGGCATTGTTGTTGTCAACCCTGACCGTCACCTCATACGACTTGCCTTCTACCATGTTGTCTGGAAGCGTTGGCAGGATTGTTAACTCGTTCTGCTGCTGTACCTCCATTGATGCGATTTTTACAGTTCCACTTCCACTACCCACCTCAAGAATCTTGTGTCCTACATAATCCGTACCGTAGATCAAGTCTGTCTGAGCGACCGTCTGCTCATTTTCAACTGAGACTATGACCAGACTGTCACCACTTACTCTCGTCACATTAACAGTATGAATCCTCCTGTTTGTATTCTCTGAAGTTCCGTTGCTGTTCACAGCATTTAACTCATCGGGTGTCAGCACTATAATGACTTTTGGATTTGTTGAATTAACTGTGACATCCTTCACAACCGCTCCGTTGTCTATGTTTATCGTAACAGTGGTCTCATTCATCGGAACAACCTGCAACAGTGTCAGAGCATGTAAAGCAGCCTGAGTTGATGCTGTGTATCCAAAGCTACCATGACCTCTGTAAACACTTACAAGATAATTCACCGCCTTAGCAATCGTTGCATTGTTGGAGTCCAGAACTGTGAAGTTCAAATTGTTCATACTTCTGCTCTCGTTGAGTGCTATTATTGCGTAAGCTGTAGCTTCACTCTTCCTGCCATAATTGTCCCACCACGGGCTTGCCAGTGGATGGTGCCAGTAAACCTTGTCTGGAGCTGCAGAGTAAGTATTATTCAGCAACCATGCTACGCCCTTCTCAATTGCGTTCTCTATCTGGCTTCTGTTAACCTCGTCAGATGGTGTACCATACAGCTTAAGACCCCATACACTCAGTGCAGTTGAGATCGCATCCGATGGCTTGGCCGGATCGTCCTTGGCTCCCCACTGGTTCCATCCACCGTCTGAGTTCTGAACGCTCACAAGATACTTCGTCACGTTTGCCATCGTCTGATTGGCAACCTGTTTGGCTGAACTGTTTATCAAACCTTCATTGATAAGCTGGTAGTGTGAAACCATGATCCATGATGTTACAGGCAAATGACCCTGGAAGAACCAGTGTGTACCCTGCCATGGCTCCCACCATATTGCCCCTGTTGTTTCATTCCTATTCGCCGCCTGAGCGAACCAATAGATTGTGTCGTTGAAGTTGAACTTACCCTTGTTCACACTCGAGCTGTACACATGGGTTGTTGTGAGATTGTTTTTGACAAGGTATCCAAACACATCGTCTTCCGCAACCCTTCCAAGTCCATAGCTTGCATACATTGTGTAGAACCCATCTCCCTTGGGGTTCCAGCCCCACATACTCCATGATCCATTGTCGTGCTGTCCTCTGACACCTCCTTTGGCAAGGCTTTGTACACCCATCATTATGGACTTATTGACTCTTGCTGAATCGTAAACATCCGGATATCCTTTCGTTCTGTAGTACCAGTCGGTATGCAGTGCACCAAGCAGCCTGCTTGTGGTCTGTTCAACACAACCGTAGGGATACTGGACAAGATAATCAAGTCCTCTAAGCACTCTTCCCTCCTGTCCTGCAAGCACAACGAGAGATATTTTCTGGCTGAATGTTGTAACATTACTGGTGTCTATTGTCTTGAAGGTCATTTCATTTGATGTGTCGCTCAGTATGGTTGTATTGTAAGATCTCAGTTTGATGGTCGGCACCCAGACAATCAGCTTGTAATCTGGAACCTGATCTACCGCTGAACTCGAGTTGATCTCATCAACCTTATCTCTGCCAGTAAATGTTATGTTGATCTCCTTGGTAGTTCCATTTCCGTACTCTCCAACTTTGACTGCTTTCAGTCTGAATCCAAACCAGTTCCACTTTCCGCCCCAGAGGAACCTCTCAATTTTGGCAGTATCGTTCCATCCAGTTC
This genomic window contains:
- a CDS encoding PGF-CTERM sorting domain-containing protein, which translates into the protein MIFRKDKSERLSLKILLSTALVIALIYPAIGANLIVGSVTQTKTDGQLDTMEVTISLDNYSGKLAQASFWIKFDQNMVSYEGINQTLSGAGYSYTLFDSSANGLLKITVSSTNPPQLTNPILVGIYFKEKVNDGSFTWINITQVDSLKDFDTGDIPYQITNGTFTTLDEKPPTITFNRANYSTIGGPVIDVKANLFDLSGINTTLVKVYINGTELTTGYTVTQIDSQNYQVSITPNITQLGYTLPTSIAIKVVAADSMGNANTSSVIVTVSEMGFFNPSPADGSYINANATTISVRYSLIDPSTIKMFVDGNNVTSSITVDQNTSTITYQATNLAEGAHTVKINGTGTDNSGHSLTWSFTVDTVKPQIASFTISDSDGDGFIERNEVLTASWNVADTNFDRVVLLYGTTEIYTSNSNQSTKQFTLDSYGNKIKIRVYDKAGNFVDSAEYYVYNNYVAYAVRSQAKEVMGLNITKLAILDLLDKNIVSYTLYGATGFTLPLNQVEKTIVPGSKTNYTVYIDNNANKTITSFPSTAIVYDENTMLDFYVKAPAKGLIMVMKINDTKAKDLANDLVSSLSLSSLSLDNLPELMEYAYIFDENGWVQAKYVNNQFTKIGTTRGTFTLQANIKDIINSHAVDITNGFRLSNYDSKYATSGYTTRPELSSGFYVLLVIGIDNDVTALDCVVPIVTVNGTLANNKPTMDTSVVAGGKVKISFNQQIKAVSAVAIKDVKYDAAVRMDITQGLLNIANITLNYGGKALKEIILLNKHTNIWIPERMVKAAYTSSNELELDTSGLETGTYRVYVVALDNDYKVFYIGELLLTVTTDTEKPKVYLDVSFSGNNANVSYSASDTNELDTLKVYLTYPNGTKVSVVDLSNIGKESYSGTFTVPMTQSGAYTVSAETTDIAGNLATDSIKFSKPVIVPPNVTQPAIDVPDTKVEVEGGTGGANVSVVTKASNDPQDVGVTVALTAKKPVKYVKAEMKIVNGSVRKVYLYVKYTDAEIAGLDENSLTLFYWNAANATWVDLKAYVGKWIDATHYVYSYEHNKNANYIKVALSNLSVFALGGAKPAPAPAPVVGRIGAGGGYVVTPAPTPTKPPVTPTPTKPPVTPTPTKPPVTPTPTKPPVTPTPTKPPVTPTPKPWWSIPGFKIVYAIAGLLAVAYLLRRRK